The Syngnathus scovelli strain Florida chromosome 13, RoL_Ssco_1.2, whole genome shotgun sequence genome has a window encoding:
- the LOC125979919 gene encoding membrane-associated phosphatidylinositol transfer protein 2 isoform X2, translating to MLIKEYRIPMPMSVDEYRIAQLYMIQKKSREESCGEGSGVEILENKPYQDGPGGSGQYTHKVYHIGKHIPSWFCSILPQAALRVEEESWNAYPYTRTRYTCPFVEKFSIDIETYYMPDTGDQSDVFSLSSAEKRQRTVDPIDIVKDYIAPHEYLAEEDPRLYQSLKTRRGPLSEDWIEEINRSSGDRSVMCAYKLCKVEFRYWGMQSKIERFIHDVGLRKVMVRAHRQAWCWQDEWYGLTIEDIRQLELETQLALAKKMAQYSLSEEGSPDTNGCPAPQDQNRDQELRVAAGSAAETEAGEAKPGALDNRGELTKQWSTSSRSSNRSSKRGGSPSHHSLSEWRMQSIARESDDSTDDEFFDAHDSFSDGEDAFPKEITKWSSNDLMDKMETIEVDEGQESLYPESAGEFGAMTNEETHAESSQQCLQSSKIHVLILVLHGGNILDTGSGEQASKQGDVNTLSGAFETVMRVHYPNTLGRIAIRTVPCPAVCVEAFSLVSNLSPYSYDEGCLSSSQDHIPLAALPLLATSAPQYQDAVAAVILRANQVYADFIRSLEGASFNGQVCVIGDCVGGILGFDALCSSSVLVLESPNSSRRGSAVSVQDTELLSPGIVINSATPSLEGSRHLSRSNIDIPRCSGPDDPKKQLPRKRSDSSTYEIDTIKHHQAFLSSLHSSVIHAEPCSRRSSNSTMLEGGSLGKLDFEVTDFFLFGSPLGLVLALRKTVVPSLDVTALRPACQQVYNLFHPADPSASRLEPLLDKRFHLLPPFSVPRYQRFPLGDGHSALLVETVQSNPQLLMEPTLHRSQETGVNETCIPVPVLNWPSSNGGTHISVDAPYPPPSTSPGVPHIRCHRRASEASLASQVSGLADSYAASNIANIASRWWGSKRMDYALYCPDALTAFPTVALPHLFHASYWESTDVVSFLLRQVMRHENSGILELNGKEVSEFTPSKPREKWLRKRTHVKIRNVTANHRANDGVFMEDGAQTMTARFMYGPLDMVTLTGEKIDIHIMTQPPSGEWVYFDTQLTNSSGRVSYVLPDNKRLGIGVYPVKMVVRGDHTFADSYLTVVPRGTEFVVFSIDGSFAASVSIMGSDPKVRAGAVDVVRYWQDLGYLIVYVTGRPDMQKQRVVAWLSQHNFPHGVVSFCDGLVHDPLRHKANFLKCLVGEAQMRIFAAYGSSKDISVYSNVGLPPSHIYIVGRPTKKMQHQCQFIPDGYASHLSQLEYNQRSRPAKPASARMVLRKGSFGMGGASGDFLRKRNHIFRTISAKKPGGAPSTSPKPPGRTERTQSQCEAERGTTTAAVVAAQRSMSLAAGCWGRGGSTKEGGPELFGPK from the exons ATGCTGATCAAGGAGTACCGCATCCCCATGCCCATGAGCGTGGACGAGTACCGCATAGCTCAGCTCTACATGATACAG AAAAAGAGCCGCGAGGAGAGCTGCGGCGAGGGCAGCGGCGTGGAGATCCTGGAGAACAAACCATACCAGGACGGGCCCGGAGGCTCGGGTCAGTACACCCACAAGGTTTACCACATCGGCAAGCACATCCCGTCCTGGTTTTGCTCCATCCTGCCTCAGGCCGCCCTGCGCGTGGAAGAGGAGTCATGGAACGCCTACCCGTACACGCGCACCAG GTACACGTGTCCATTCGTAGAGAAGTTCTCCATCGACATCGAGACGTACTACATGCCTGACACCGGCGACCAATCGGATGTCTTTAGTCTGTCCTCTGCTGAGAAGAGACAAAGGACAGTCG ACCCCATCGACATCGTCAAGGACTACATCGCCCCCCACGAGTACCTGGCAGAAGAAGACCCCCGACTGTACCAATCGCTCAAGACCAGGCGAGGCCCGCTGTCTGAAGACTGGATCGAGGAGATCAACCGGAGTTCCGGCGACCGCTCGGTCATGTGCGCCTACAAGCTCTGCAAAGTGGAGTTCCGCTACTGGGGCATGCAGTCCAAGATCGAGCGCTTCATCCATGACGTCG GTCTGCGCAAAGTGATGGTGCGAGCCCACCGCCAGGCGTGGTGCTGGCAGGACGAGTGGTACGGCCTCACCATCGAGGACATCCGACAGCTGGAGCTGGAGACCCAACTGGCCCTTGCCAAGAAGATGGCCCAATACAGCCTCAGCGAGGAGGGCAGCCCCGACACCAACGGCTGCCCGGCCCCTCAGGACCAGAACAGGGATCAGGAGCTGCGGGTCGCCgccggatccgccgccgagaccGAGGCCGGTGAAGCGAAGCCGGGCGCGTTGGACAACCGGGGCGAGCTAACCAAGCAGTGGTCTACGTCGTCCAGATCCTCCAACAGGTCGTCCAAGAGAGGAG GAAGTCCTTCTCATCACAGCCTGAGCGAGTGGAGGATGCAGAGCATCGCGCGAGAGTCCGACGACAGCACGGATGATGAGTTCTTTGACGCGCACG ACAGCTTCTCTGACGGCGAGGACGCCTTCCCCAAGGAGATCACCAAGTGGAGCTCCAACGACCTGATGGACAAAATGGAAACCATCGAAGTGGACGAGGGTCAAG AGTCGCTGTATCCCGAGTCGGCCGGGGAATTCGGCGCCATGACCAACGAGGAGACGCATGCCGAG TCATCTCAGCAATGTCTGCAGTCGTCCAAAATTCATGTTCTAATTCTGGTCCTGCATGGAGGAAACATTTTGGACACGGGCTCAG GCgaacaagcaagcaagcaaggtgACGTCAACACTCTGAGCGGCGCCTTCGAGACGGTGATGAGGGTTCACTACCCGAACACGCTGGGCCGCATCGCCATCCGCACAGTACCGTGTCCCGCTGTCTGCGTGGAAGCCTTCTCGCTGGTGTCCAA CCTGAGTCCGTACAGCTACGACGAGGGCTGCCTCTCGAGCAGTCAGGATCACATCCCGCTGGCCGCGCTGCCGCTCCTCGCCACGTCGGCGCCGCAGTACCAGGACGCCGTGGCCGCCGTCATCCTCAGAGCCAACCAGGTGTACGCCGACTTCATCAGGTCGCTAGAGGGAGCCTCCTTCAACGGACAG GTGTGCGTGATCGGAGACTGCGTGGGAGGCATCCTGGGCTTTGACGCTCTGTGCAGTAGTTCGGTTCTGGTGTTGGAAAGTCCCAACAGCAGCAGGCGGGGCAGCGCCGTCAGCGTGCAG GACACGGAGCTGCTTTCTCCCGGCATCGTCATCAACAGCGCCACGCCGTCCCTGGAGGGAAGTCGGCACCTGAGCCGGAGTAATATCGACATCCCTCGATGCTCGGGGCCCGACGACCCCAAGAAGCAGCTGCCGCGCAAACGCAGCGACTCCTCCACCTACGAGATTGACACCATCAAGCATCATCAGGCCTTCTTGTCCAG CCTGCACTCCAGCGTGATCCACGCCGAGCCTTGCTCTCGCCGCTCCAGCAACAGCACCATGCTGGAGGGAGGCTCACTGGGCAAGCTTGACTTTGAGGTGACAGACTTCTTCCTGTTTGGATCTCCTCTGGGCCTGGTGCTGGCGCTCAGGAAGACGGTGGTGCCCTCCTTGGACG TGACGGCTCTGCGTCCGGCCTGCCAGCAGGTGTACAACCTGTTCCATCCGGCAGACCCGTCCGCCTCCCGCCTGGAGCCTCTCTTGGACAAACGCTTCCACCTGCTGCCCCCCTTCAGCGTCCCCCGCTACCAGCGCTTCCCCCTGGGCGACGGACACTCGGCTctgctgg TGGAGACGGTGCAGAGTAACCCTCAGCTCCTGATGGAGCCGACGCTCCATCGCAGTCAGGAGACGGGCGTGAACGAGACCTGCATCCCCGTGCCCGTCCTCAACTGGCCGTCCTCCA ATGGCGGCACTCACATTTCAGTGGACGCGCCATACCCGCCTCCGTCCACGTCTCCCGGGGTGCCTCACATCCGTTGTCACCGCCGAGCGAGCGAGGCCAGCCTGGCGAGCCAGGTGTCAGGATTGGCCGACTCCTACGCGGCCTCCAACATCGCCAACA TTGCATCCCGCTGGTGGGGCAGCAAGCGGATGGACTACGCCCTCTACTGCCCCGATGCCCTGACGGCGTTCCCCACCGTGGCCCTGCCACACCTCTTCCACGCCTCCTACTGGGAGTCCACCGACGTGGTGTCCTTCCTGCTCCGACAG GTGATGAGGCACGAGAACTCCGGAATTCTGGAGCTCAACGGTAAAGAAGTGTCGGAGTTCACGCCGTCCAAGCCCAGGGAGAAATGGTTGCGCAAACGCACTCATGTCAAAATTCGG AATGTGACTGCCAACCACCGCGCGAATGACGGCGTGTTCATGGAGGACGGCGCCCAGACGATGACGGCTCGCTTTATGTACGGCCCGCTGGACATGGTGACGCTCACGGGAGAGAAG ATCGACATTCACATCATGACGCAGCCACCCTCGGGCGAATGGGTCTACTTCGACACGCAGCTCACCAACAGCAGCGGGCGCGTCTCGTACGTGCTCCCCGACAACAAGCGGCTGGGCATCGGGGTGTATCCCGTCAAAATGGTGGTCAG GGGCGACCACACGTTTGCCGACAGCTACCTCACCGTGGTGCCGCGCGGGACCGAGTTTGTGGTGTTCAGCATCGACGGCTCGTTTGCCGCCAGCGTGTCCATCATGGGCAGCGACCCCAAGGTGCGAGCGGGAGCCGTGGATGTGGTCAG GTACTGGCAGGACCTGGGCTATCTGATCGTGTACGTGACGGGGCGTCCGGACATGCAGAAGCAGCGCGTGGTGGCGTGGCTCTCACAGCACAACTTCCCGCACGGCGTGGTCTCCTTCTGCGACGGCCTGGTTCACGACCCGCTCCGCCACAAGGCCAACTTCCTCAAGTGCCTCGTCGGCGAG GCCCAAATGAGGATCTTCGCTGCCTACGGCTCCAGCAAGGACATTTCGGTGTACTCCAACGTGGGCCTCCCGCCGTCGCACATCTACATCGTGGGAAGACCCACAAAGAAGATGCAGCATCAGTGTCAG TTCATTCCAGATGGCTACGCCTCGCACCTGTCCCAGCTGGAGTACAACCAGCGTTCCCGTCCCGCCAAGCCGGCCAGCGCCCGCATGGTCCTGCGCAAGGGCAGCTTCGGGATGGGCGGCGCCTCGGGGGACTTCCTGCGCAAGCGCAACCACATCTTCCGCACCATTTCCGCAAAGAAGCCCGGCGGAGCGCCATCCACCTCGCCCAAGCCTCCGGGCCGGACGGAGCGGACGCAGAGCCAGTGCGAGGCGGAGCGCGGTACCACgacggcggcggtggtggcggcgCAGCGGAGCATGAGCTTGGCGGCCGGATGCTGGGGACGCGGCGGAAGCACCAAGGAGGGAGGTCCCGAGTTGTTCGGCCCCAAATGA
- the LOC125979919 gene encoding membrane-associated phosphatidylinositol transfer protein 2 isoform X1, whose translation MLIKEYRIPMPMSVDEYRIAQLYMIQKKSREESCGEGSGVEILENKPYQDGPGGSGQYTHKVYHIGKHIPSWFCSILPQAALRVEEESWNAYPYTRTRYTCPFVEKFSIDIETYYMPDTGDQSDVFSLSSAEKRQRTVDPIDIVKDYIAPHEYLAEEDPRLYQSLKTRRGPLSEDWIEEINRSSGDRSVMCAYKLCKVEFRYWGMQSKIERFIHDVGLRKVMVRAHRQAWCWQDEWYGLTIEDIRQLELETQLALAKKMAQYSLSEEGSPDTNGCPAPQDQNRDQELRVAAGSAAETEAGEAKPGALDNRGELTKQWSTSSRSSNRSSKRGGSPSHHSLSEWRMQSIARESDDSTDDEFFDAHDSFSDGEDAFPKEITKWSSNDLMDKMETIEVDEGQESLYPESAGEFGAMTNEETHAESSQQCLQSSKIHVLILVLHGGNILDTGSGEQASKQGDVNTLSGAFETVMRVHYPNTLGRIAIRTVPCPAVCVEAFSLVSNLSPYSYDEGCLSSSQDHIPLAALPLLATSAPQYQDAVAAVILRANQVYADFIRSLEGASFNGQVCVIGDCVGGILGFDALCSSSVLVLESPNSSRRGSAVSVQDTELLSPGIVINSATPSLEGSRHLSRSNIDIPRCSGPDDPKKQLPRKRSDSSTYEIDTIKHHQAFLSSLHSSVIHAEPCSRRSSNSTMLEGGSLGKLDFEVTDFFLFGSPLGLVLALRKTVVPSLDVTALRPACQQVYNLFHPADPSASRLEPLLDKRFHLLPPFSVPRYQRFPLGDGHSALLVETVQSNPQLLMEPTLHRSQETGVNETCIPVPVLNWPSSTDGGTHISVDAPYPPPSTSPGVPHIRCHRRASEASLASQVSGLADSYAASNIANIASRWWGSKRMDYALYCPDALTAFPTVALPHLFHASYWESTDVVSFLLRQVMRHENSGILELNGKEVSEFTPSKPREKWLRKRTHVKIRNVTANHRANDGVFMEDGAQTMTARFMYGPLDMVTLTGEKIDIHIMTQPPSGEWVYFDTQLTNSSGRVSYVLPDNKRLGIGVYPVKMVVRGDHTFADSYLTVVPRGTEFVVFSIDGSFAASVSIMGSDPKVRAGAVDVVRYWQDLGYLIVYVTGRPDMQKQRVVAWLSQHNFPHGVVSFCDGLVHDPLRHKANFLKCLVGEAQMRIFAAYGSSKDISVYSNVGLPPSHIYIVGRPTKKMQHQCQFIPDGYASHLSQLEYNQRSRPAKPASARMVLRKGSFGMGGASGDFLRKRNHIFRTISAKKPGGAPSTSPKPPGRTERTQSQCEAERGTTTAAVVAAQRSMSLAAGCWGRGGSTKEGGPELFGPK comes from the exons ATGCTGATCAAGGAGTACCGCATCCCCATGCCCATGAGCGTGGACGAGTACCGCATAGCTCAGCTCTACATGATACAG AAAAAGAGCCGCGAGGAGAGCTGCGGCGAGGGCAGCGGCGTGGAGATCCTGGAGAACAAACCATACCAGGACGGGCCCGGAGGCTCGGGTCAGTACACCCACAAGGTTTACCACATCGGCAAGCACATCCCGTCCTGGTTTTGCTCCATCCTGCCTCAGGCCGCCCTGCGCGTGGAAGAGGAGTCATGGAACGCCTACCCGTACACGCGCACCAG GTACACGTGTCCATTCGTAGAGAAGTTCTCCATCGACATCGAGACGTACTACATGCCTGACACCGGCGACCAATCGGATGTCTTTAGTCTGTCCTCTGCTGAGAAGAGACAAAGGACAGTCG ACCCCATCGACATCGTCAAGGACTACATCGCCCCCCACGAGTACCTGGCAGAAGAAGACCCCCGACTGTACCAATCGCTCAAGACCAGGCGAGGCCCGCTGTCTGAAGACTGGATCGAGGAGATCAACCGGAGTTCCGGCGACCGCTCGGTCATGTGCGCCTACAAGCTCTGCAAAGTGGAGTTCCGCTACTGGGGCATGCAGTCCAAGATCGAGCGCTTCATCCATGACGTCG GTCTGCGCAAAGTGATGGTGCGAGCCCACCGCCAGGCGTGGTGCTGGCAGGACGAGTGGTACGGCCTCACCATCGAGGACATCCGACAGCTGGAGCTGGAGACCCAACTGGCCCTTGCCAAGAAGATGGCCCAATACAGCCTCAGCGAGGAGGGCAGCCCCGACACCAACGGCTGCCCGGCCCCTCAGGACCAGAACAGGGATCAGGAGCTGCGGGTCGCCgccggatccgccgccgagaccGAGGCCGGTGAAGCGAAGCCGGGCGCGTTGGACAACCGGGGCGAGCTAACCAAGCAGTGGTCTACGTCGTCCAGATCCTCCAACAGGTCGTCCAAGAGAGGAG GAAGTCCTTCTCATCACAGCCTGAGCGAGTGGAGGATGCAGAGCATCGCGCGAGAGTCCGACGACAGCACGGATGATGAGTTCTTTGACGCGCACG ACAGCTTCTCTGACGGCGAGGACGCCTTCCCCAAGGAGATCACCAAGTGGAGCTCCAACGACCTGATGGACAAAATGGAAACCATCGAAGTGGACGAGGGTCAAG AGTCGCTGTATCCCGAGTCGGCCGGGGAATTCGGCGCCATGACCAACGAGGAGACGCATGCCGAG TCATCTCAGCAATGTCTGCAGTCGTCCAAAATTCATGTTCTAATTCTGGTCCTGCATGGAGGAAACATTTTGGACACGGGCTCAG GCgaacaagcaagcaagcaaggtgACGTCAACACTCTGAGCGGCGCCTTCGAGACGGTGATGAGGGTTCACTACCCGAACACGCTGGGCCGCATCGCCATCCGCACAGTACCGTGTCCCGCTGTCTGCGTGGAAGCCTTCTCGCTGGTGTCCAA CCTGAGTCCGTACAGCTACGACGAGGGCTGCCTCTCGAGCAGTCAGGATCACATCCCGCTGGCCGCGCTGCCGCTCCTCGCCACGTCGGCGCCGCAGTACCAGGACGCCGTGGCCGCCGTCATCCTCAGAGCCAACCAGGTGTACGCCGACTTCATCAGGTCGCTAGAGGGAGCCTCCTTCAACGGACAG GTGTGCGTGATCGGAGACTGCGTGGGAGGCATCCTGGGCTTTGACGCTCTGTGCAGTAGTTCGGTTCTGGTGTTGGAAAGTCCCAACAGCAGCAGGCGGGGCAGCGCCGTCAGCGTGCAG GACACGGAGCTGCTTTCTCCCGGCATCGTCATCAACAGCGCCACGCCGTCCCTGGAGGGAAGTCGGCACCTGAGCCGGAGTAATATCGACATCCCTCGATGCTCGGGGCCCGACGACCCCAAGAAGCAGCTGCCGCGCAAACGCAGCGACTCCTCCACCTACGAGATTGACACCATCAAGCATCATCAGGCCTTCTTGTCCAG CCTGCACTCCAGCGTGATCCACGCCGAGCCTTGCTCTCGCCGCTCCAGCAACAGCACCATGCTGGAGGGAGGCTCACTGGGCAAGCTTGACTTTGAGGTGACAGACTTCTTCCTGTTTGGATCTCCTCTGGGCCTGGTGCTGGCGCTCAGGAAGACGGTGGTGCCCTCCTTGGACG TGACGGCTCTGCGTCCGGCCTGCCAGCAGGTGTACAACCTGTTCCATCCGGCAGACCCGTCCGCCTCCCGCCTGGAGCCTCTCTTGGACAAACGCTTCCACCTGCTGCCCCCCTTCAGCGTCCCCCGCTACCAGCGCTTCCCCCTGGGCGACGGACACTCGGCTctgctgg TGGAGACGGTGCAGAGTAACCCTCAGCTCCTGATGGAGCCGACGCTCCATCGCAGTCAGGAGACGGGCGTGAACGAGACCTGCATCCCCGTGCCCGTCCTCAACTGGCCGTCCTCCA CAGATGGCGGCACTCACATTTCAGTGGACGCGCCATACCCGCCTCCGTCCACGTCTCCCGGGGTGCCTCACATCCGTTGTCACCGCCGAGCGAGCGAGGCCAGCCTGGCGAGCCAGGTGTCAGGATTGGCCGACTCCTACGCGGCCTCCAACATCGCCAACA TTGCATCCCGCTGGTGGGGCAGCAAGCGGATGGACTACGCCCTCTACTGCCCCGATGCCCTGACGGCGTTCCCCACCGTGGCCCTGCCACACCTCTTCCACGCCTCCTACTGGGAGTCCACCGACGTGGTGTCCTTCCTGCTCCGACAG GTGATGAGGCACGAGAACTCCGGAATTCTGGAGCTCAACGGTAAAGAAGTGTCGGAGTTCACGCCGTCCAAGCCCAGGGAGAAATGGTTGCGCAAACGCACTCATGTCAAAATTCGG AATGTGACTGCCAACCACCGCGCGAATGACGGCGTGTTCATGGAGGACGGCGCCCAGACGATGACGGCTCGCTTTATGTACGGCCCGCTGGACATGGTGACGCTCACGGGAGAGAAG ATCGACATTCACATCATGACGCAGCCACCCTCGGGCGAATGGGTCTACTTCGACACGCAGCTCACCAACAGCAGCGGGCGCGTCTCGTACGTGCTCCCCGACAACAAGCGGCTGGGCATCGGGGTGTATCCCGTCAAAATGGTGGTCAG GGGCGACCACACGTTTGCCGACAGCTACCTCACCGTGGTGCCGCGCGGGACCGAGTTTGTGGTGTTCAGCATCGACGGCTCGTTTGCCGCCAGCGTGTCCATCATGGGCAGCGACCCCAAGGTGCGAGCGGGAGCCGTGGATGTGGTCAG GTACTGGCAGGACCTGGGCTATCTGATCGTGTACGTGACGGGGCGTCCGGACATGCAGAAGCAGCGCGTGGTGGCGTGGCTCTCACAGCACAACTTCCCGCACGGCGTGGTCTCCTTCTGCGACGGCCTGGTTCACGACCCGCTCCGCCACAAGGCCAACTTCCTCAAGTGCCTCGTCGGCGAG GCCCAAATGAGGATCTTCGCTGCCTACGGCTCCAGCAAGGACATTTCGGTGTACTCCAACGTGGGCCTCCCGCCGTCGCACATCTACATCGTGGGAAGACCCACAAAGAAGATGCAGCATCAGTGTCAG TTCATTCCAGATGGCTACGCCTCGCACCTGTCCCAGCTGGAGTACAACCAGCGTTCCCGTCCCGCCAAGCCGGCCAGCGCCCGCATGGTCCTGCGCAAGGGCAGCTTCGGGATGGGCGGCGCCTCGGGGGACTTCCTGCGCAAGCGCAACCACATCTTCCGCACCATTTCCGCAAAGAAGCCCGGCGGAGCGCCATCCACCTCGCCCAAGCCTCCGGGCCGGACGGAGCGGACGCAGAGCCAGTGCGAGGCGGAGCGCGGTACCACgacggcggcggtggtggcggcgCAGCGGAGCATGAGCTTGGCGGCCGGATGCTGGGGACGCGGCGGAAGCACCAAGGAGGGAGGTCCCGAGTTGTTCGGCCCCAAATGA